A DNA window from Setaria viridis chromosome 2, Setaria_viridis_v4.0, whole genome shotgun sequence contains the following coding sequences:
- the LOC117844440 gene encoding probable 2' cyclic ADP-D-ribose synthase BdTIR — protein sequence MSNLFGNGAVEFVDEEEMMMMSGGGGSGGARAAAYDVFINHRGVDTKHNVARLLYDRLLQLSGGRVRSFLDNKSMRPGDRLEERINAGIGQCKVGVAIFSRHYFDSDFCLHELASLVEARKAIIPIFYGIKPSELVLPQDVVDSNAYAPRDIERFRLALREAKYTVGITYDPATGDLAELVSRAADAVMERIKETEMSVPRRQQMIASRL from the exons ATGAGCAACTTGTTTGGAAACGGGGCGGTGGAGTTCGTCGACGAggaggagatgatgatgatgtccggcggcggcggcagcggcggcgcgagggcggcggcgtacgACGTCTTCATCAACCACCGCGGGGTGGACACGAAGCACAACGTGGCGCGGCTGCTGTACGACCGGCTGCTGCagctgagcggcgggcgggtgCGCTCCTTCCTGGACAACAAGTCGATGCGCCCGGGCGACCGGCTGGAGGAGCGCATCAACGCCGGCATCGGCCAGTGCAAGGTGGGGGTGGCCATCTTCTCCAGGCACTACTTCGACTCCGACTTCTGCCTCCACGAGCTCGCCTCGCTCGTCGAGGCGCGCAAGGCCATCATCCCAATCTTCTACGGCATCAAGCCCTCCGAGCTCGTCCTGCCGCAGGACGTCGTCGACAGCAACGCCTACGCCCCCCGCGACATCGAGCGCTTCCGCCTCGCGCTCCGCGAGGCCAAGTACACCGTCGGGATCACCTACGACCCGGCCACAGG TGACTTGGCCGAGCTGGTGTCAAGGGCAGCGGACGCGGTCATGGAGAGGATTAAAGAAACAGAGATGAGCGTGCCACGAAGGCAGCAGATGATCGCCTCCAGGCTGTAA